The Montipora foliosa isolate CH-2021 chromosome 1, ASM3666993v2, whole genome shotgun sequence genome has a window encoding:
- the LOC137981793 gene encoding uncharacterized protein translates to MVWELSSREAEEGEDEKSSPPLSVNDHTVGDIFVFADELREMKIKEHDVLVSYDVSSLFTNVPVDETIESIAERAFENDWFNKEHDLNITKQALIELLRIATKNQLFQFEGNLYEQVDGVAMGSPLGPLMANAFMCNIEKQLETENKMPAFYKRYVDDTLSAMPDVEAAIDFLTTLNNSHPSIDFTMELEENGRLPFLGMNVIRNGCYLNTTVYRKPTDTGLLLHYHSHVDARYKRSLINTMLNRAFKLSSTWKAFHEECERLKEIFSRLCYPEDHVQSTIRLFVDSKVSEESRTHVDEKRGDPIRVVLPFKDQKSANAVRRQLADLSRKISADITPVYTSKKIKEEIRVREEKPPLYTELHPLSD, encoded by the exons ATGGTGTGGGAATTGTcgtcgagagaagccgaggaaggagaagacgAAAAAAGTTCACCGCCCTTGTCCGTCAACGACCATACCGTCggtgacatttttgtttttgctgacGAACTCCGtgaaatgaaaatcaaagagCATGATGTTTTGGTGTCGTATGATGTGTCATCACTCTTTACTAATGTTCCTGTGGACGAAACCATTGAGAGTATTGCAGAGAGAGCCTTTGAGAACGACTGGTTCAACAAAGAACACGATCTTAATATCACAAAGCAGGCCCTGATAGAACTGTTAAGAATCGCCACCAAAAATCAGCTTTTCCAGTTTGAAGGAAACTTGTACGAACAAGTGGACGGTGTGGCAATGGGCTCGCCGCTGGGGCCTCTCATGGCAAACGCCTTCATGTGTAACATCGAGAAACAGctggaaacagaaaacaagatgcCCGCCTTTTACAAGCGCTATGTTGATGACACCCTTAGCGCAATGCCTGATGTTGAagcagctatagatttcttaacGACACTAAACAACAGTCACCCTTCTATTGATTTCACAATGGAGCTCGAAGAAAATGGCAGACTACCCTTTCTTGGAATGAACGTAATCAGGAATGGATGCTACCTGAACACAACGGTGTACCGAAAACCAACTGACACCGGACTGTTGTTACATTATCACAGCCACGTTGACGCGAGATATAAACGGTCACTGATAAATACCATGCTTAACCGTGCGTTTAAGCTCTCGTCTACATGGAAGGCCTTTCACGAGGAATGTGAACGCCTCAAAGAGATCTTTTCCCGTCTGTGTTATCCTGAAGATCATGTGCAGTCCACCATCCGCCTTTTCGTTGATTCAAAAGTTTCCGAGGAATCACGCACCCACGTTGATGAGAAGCGTGGGGACCCAATCAGAGTCGTGTTGCCcttcaaggaccaaaaatctgCGAACGCCGTACGAAGACAACTTGCCGACCTAAGCCGTAAGATCAGTGCGGATATTACCcctgtctacacgagcaaaaagatcaaagaagagatccgggtccgtgaagagaagccacccctt TACACTGAGCTCCATCCACTGTCTGATTGA
- the LOC137975733 gene encoding contactin-associated protein-like 2, which yields MQVLITKGQERKQRNPSFSKLLSISLILFCTQLIALVVLADAQCRESRSEGGVALLHATYHYKVAKSFSNCVNECLNDPLCMSINFWWYTKKCDLNNKRKERSCSACLVTEPYSTYMGMVKPLENQGHAKSCTALTRLDPTSRSGDYIIDPDGNGGLAPFEVTCNMTEKNGVGVTIISHDSESRTHVQGCERGGCYSRDINYTGASLSQLAILTSISSHCEQFIKYECLGSVIFRRKNVGGWWVSRDLKKMTHWGGASGNDKCACGMTNSCADPSYGCNCDKNDMVWREDSGLLTDKTKLPVKQLRFGDTGDTGEQGYHTLGKFKCYGTA from the exons ATGCAGGTGCTGATAACCAAAGGGCAGGAAAGAAAACAACGGAACCCTTCGTTCAGTAAACTGCTATCCATTTCCCTCATATTGTTTTGCACTCAGCTTATTGCGTTGGTAGTGCTGGCAGACGCACAGTGCCGCGAATCAAGAAGTGAAGGAGGAGTCGCCCTTCTGCACGCAACATACCACTACAAAGTTGCAAAAAGCTTTTCTAACTGCGTTAACGAGTGTCTCAACGATCCGCTATGCATGAGCATCAACTTTTGGTGGTACACCAAGAAATGTGATttgaacaacaaaagaaaggaaCGCAGTTGTTCCGCTTGTCTCGTGACTGAACCATACTCAACCTACATGGGGATGGTGAAACCCCTTGAAAACCAAG GACACGCCAAATCTTGTACCGCTTTGACAAGGTTGGACCCTACTTCAAGGAGTGGAGATTACATCATTGATCCAGACGGTAATGGAGGCTTGGCACCATTTGAGGTAACCTGCAACATGACTGAAAAGAATGGAGTTGGTGTGACAATCATCAGTCACGACAGTGAAAGCAGAACGCATGTCCAGGGATGTGAACGAGGTGGTTGTTACTCACGTGACATTAACTACACCGGAGCGAGTCTGTCTCAGCTGGCAATTCTCACGAGTATCTCGTCACATTGTGAACAGTTTATCAAGTACGAGTGTCTTGGTTCCGTGATTTTTCGCAGAAAAAATGTAGGTGGATGGTGGGTGTCACGTGACTTGAAGAAAATGACGCATTGGGGTGGAGCATCTGGTAATGACAAATGTGCCTGCGGAATGACCAACTCATGTGCAGACCCCAGCTATGGTTGCAACTGTGATAAGAACGACATGGTCTGGCGTGAAGACAGCGGTCTCCTCACTGACAAGACAAAGCTTCCAGTTAAGCAGCTCAGGTTTGGAGATACTGGAGACACAGGAGAGCAAGGGTACCACACACTCGGAAAATTCAAATGCTATGGAACAGCATGA